A stretch of Onychomys torridus chromosome 2, mOncTor1.1, whole genome shotgun sequence DNA encodes these proteins:
- the Tent5b gene encoding terminal nucleotidyltransferase 5B, producing the protein MPSESGAESLERPAAQEGMDAASAVATAGAAGGGGPDPEAASDPEAASASPGRHQSRLSWPQVKRLDALLSEPIPIHGRGNFPTLSVQPRQIVQVVRSSLEEQGLHVHSVRLHGSAASHVLHPESGLGYKDLDLVFQMDLQSEASFQLTKAVVLACLLDFLPVGVSRAKITPLTLKEAYVQKLVKVCTDLDRWSLISLSNKSGKNVELKFVDSVRRQFEFSVDSFQIILDSLLLFSQCSSTPMSEDFHPTVTGESLYGDFAEALEHLQHRVIATRSPEEIRGGGLLKYCHLLVRGFRPRPSTDVRALQPYMCSRFFIDFPDLVEQRRILERYLEAHFGGADAARRYACLVTLYQVVNESTVCLMNHERRQTLDLITMLAFQALAEQGPAATAALAWRRPGSDGVVPATVNYYVTPMQPLLPRAHSYPTWLPCN; encoded by the exons ATGCCGTCGGAGAGTGGAGCTGAGAGCCTGGAGCGGCCAGCTGCGCAGGAGGGGATGGATGCGGCCTCGGCAGTGGCCACGGCTGGGGcggccggcggcggcggcccgGACCCGGAGGCCGCCTCGGACCCGGAGGCCGCCTCGGCCTCGCCGGGGCGGCACCAGAGCCGACTGAGCTGGCCACAGGTGAAGCGGCTGGACGCGCTGCTGAGCGAGCCGATTCCCATTCACGGGCGAGGCAACTTCCCCACGCTGAGCGTGCAGCCCCGGCAGATCGTGCAG gtGGTCCGCAGCAGTCTGGAAGAACAGGGATTGCATGTGCACAGTGTTCGACTGCATGGTTCAGCTGCCAGCCACGTGTTGCACCCCGAGAGTGGCCTAGGCTACAAGGACCTGGACCTGGTGTTCCAGATGGACCTGCAGAGTGAGGCATCCTTCCAGCTAACCAAGGCGGTGGTCCTGGCTTGTCTGCTGGACTTCTTGCCAGTCGGAGTGAGCCGGGCCAAGATCACGCCACTGACACTCAAGGAGGCCTATGTGCAGAAGCTGGTGAAAGTGTGTACAGACCTGGACCGCTGGAGCCTCATCTCACTATCCAACAAGAGTGGTAAGAATGTGGAACTCAAGTTCGTGGACTCCGTGAGGCGCCAGTTTGAATTCAGCGTTGACTCCTTCCAGATCATCCTGGACTCCCTGCTGCTCTTCAGCCAGTGCTCATCCACACCGATGTCAGAGGACTTCCACCCAACCGTGACAGGCGAGAGCCTCTATGGGGACTTTGCCGAGGCCTTGGAGCACCTGCAGCACCGTGTCATTGCCACACGCAGCCCTGAGGAGATCCGTGGCGGTGGCCTCCTCAAGTACTGCCACCTGCTGGTGCGGGGCTTCCGGCCCAGGCCCAGCACTGACGTCCGCGCCCTACAGCCGTACATGTGTTCCCGGTTCTTCATCGACTTTCCGGACCTGGTGGAGCAGAGGCGCATTCTGGAGCGCTACCTGGAGGCCCACTTTGGCGGAGCAGATGCAGCCCGCCGGTATGCCTGCCTTGTGACACTGTACCAGGTGGTCAATGAGAGCACGGTGTGCCTCATGAACCATGAGCGCCGCCAGACCCTGGACCTCATCACCATGCTAGCCTTCCAGGCCCTAGCTGAGCAGGGccctgctgccactgctgccttGGCCTGGCGACGTCCAGGCTCTGATGGGGTTGTGCCAGCCACTGTTAATTACTATGTGACCCCCATGCAGCCTCTGCTGCCCCGGGCTCACTCCTATCCCACCTGGCTGCCTTGCAACTGA